The genome window ACGTTCAAATTTTTTGGTATCCAACGGGGCCTGCTCAACAACTACCTTTTTCCAATCAGCGTCCAGCTCTTCAGCAACAATAATTGGAAAGGCGGTTTTGATTCCCTGCCCAACCTCGGGGTTAGGCGAAAATATAGTGATAATACCTTGCGGGTTTATGGACAGATAGCTGTTAAAATCAACGTCTGAGGCTGGTACGGTCGTGCTTATATCGACTACTACCGACGTTGCAGCCTCGGATTCTACCCAGTTGAATCCCAGCAACAAACCTCCACTGGCGGCTGTTGCAAGCTTAAGAAAATTTCTACGACCTGGCTTTGGTGAATTCTGCATGGCTATTTGGTTTTTGCAGATTTAGTTGACACTGCCGTTGTCGACGCTAACTTCACAGCTTCACGAATGCGATGATACGTACCGCACCGGCAAATATTTCCGGTCATTATATCGTCAATTTGAGACTGAGTTGGCTTCGGATTTCGTTTAAGAAAGGCAGCCGCCGTCATAATCTGACCAGCCTGACAGTAACCACACTGAGGAACATCTATTTCATTCCATGCTTTCTGAACCGGATGGTCACCGTTCACGGAAAGGCCTTCAATCGTAGTTACCTTTGCTTTGCCAACTGAGGAAACAGGCAAAACACACGAGCGA of Spirosoma agri contains these proteins:
- a CDS encoding (2Fe-2S)-binding protein — encoded protein: MAIFKLQINGRNYQTDVDADTPLLWVLRDSFGLTGTKYGCGIAQCGACTVHLDGEAVRSCVLPVSSVGKAKVTTIEGLSVNGDHPVQKAWNEIDVPQCGYCQAGQIMTAAAFLKRNPKPTQSQIDDIMTGNICRCGTYHRIREAVKLASTTAVSTKSAKTK